TAATATCATCAACAACTTTAATAAGTTTTATAATGCATTCGCCTCTTTGGATGCTTTGATTTTGGATAAAATTTCTGCCGATATCTTTTTAGAGCGTTCTCTAAAAATGCAAATGTTCTATGTTCGCTTTTTACAAAGAAGTGATGCGAATGATATTATTTTATCCAATCTTCCAGATATTGTCAAAATGGATGATAAACTCACACCGAAACTCGGCAAAATTATGGAAGGTGTGAATTATGCGCTTAACTTAGAAAACACCAAACCAAAGCTATCTGATGCGATCACTGCGTTTTATATTGTAGCAAAAAAGAAAATGTTTACTTGGCCAGAGATTGTTTCTGACTTACGTGTTCCTGCCATCCAAGAACATAAATTCCAAGCAGCAAGGGAAATCCAAAAAGAAGTGGAGATCACCGTTGCAAAAATTTCTGACGATATCAACACAAGAACTTTCAAAAAAGAAGAACTAACGAATTTACGTTCTCGTTATTTTTCCATAGATGATAAAGGGAAAATCAGTTTTGATTTTTTAAATGCGGTTGTGGATGATTTTATGGCTCACCATATGCCCGAGTCAGCCAAAAGCCAAACAGTCAAAAATAGTTATAAATCACAACCACATAGACTCGTTTATCTTTTGTTACGTGACTTACAAACAGTTTACATCAATTTAATCGAAGGATATGTTCGTCTTGGTGACAAAAACCAAAACCAAGAACTCCTTCTCATCCAACCGGGACTTTTTAGAAACGAAATCGACCAACTCAATTCACTCGTTCGAACCATCGACAACTTCAATAAAAAATTCCCTAGTTTTCAATATAGTTTCCAACAATACGGAATGGATTACAGCACGGGGAATGCAGCAAACGATCAAATTGCAGGAACGATTGTGCAAGCTTTACAAGAAGCATCTGAGTTCTTTGGAAGTTTTGCAAATAAACTCAATATCATTGTAGAAAACCATTTGATGGCAAAAGTCACTGAATCCAAAGGAAAAGTGAACGATAAAATCGTATCTACAAAAGATAAGGTCATTGAAGAAGTAAAAATTGCACAAAGGTTTATTCCTCATTTTGACAAAATGGTTGTGGCCAAAGAAAGAATTAACGGGATGAAGGTGGAAGATGTGTTCATCCAATTCACCAAATACCTCTATAACTATGCAGTGATCTTTAAAGATCCGGCGACCACTTCCAAACTCACAGCTCATCGTAAAATCGAACAAGAACTGATCAAATTGAATAAAGAATATGAAAGACTCACTTATTCCACTTTCCACAAAGAAGCTGGAAACACAGGAAATTCTGAGTCTTCCGAAAACCAAGCTGATTCCGATACAATGAATGTTTCAGAATCGGAAGGAGAATCATGAGAGTCCTTACTGGATTACAACCATCTGGCAAACTTCATTTAGGTAATTATTTTTCTGCGATTAAAAAAATTTTAGACTACCAATCCAAAGAAGAATTATTTCTTTTCATTGCAAACTTACATGCACTCACAACCTTCCGATCCAAAGAAGAATTAAAGAATTTCACCTTAGAGTGCGCAATTGACTTACTAGCATTAGGTGTCGATCCTAAAAAAACAGTTTTCTGGGTTCAAAGTGATGTTCCCGAAGTCACAGAACTCACTTGGTATTTATCTCAATCCATCACCGTCTCTCAATTGCAATTGGCACATTCTTTTAAAGATAAAGTAGCAAAAGGTTTTGTCCCTGGAGCCGGACTTTTTACTTATCCAGTACTAATGGCAAGTGACATCTTACTTTTTTCTGCAGAAAAAGTTCCCGTTGGCAAAGATCAAAAACAACATTTAGAATTTGCTCGTGACATTGCCGAAAGATTTAATACACAATTTGGTTCGGTTTTGACCATCCCTGAACCGGATATTGATGAAAATACGGCGACAGTTCCAGGTGTGGACGGGGCAAAGATGTCGAAGTCTTACAAAAACACGATCGACTTCTTTGGGACAGAAAAAGAAATCAAAAAGAAAGTAATGTCGATTGTGAGTGATTCGAAGGCCGTAGAGGAACCAAAGGATCCAGAAACTTCTGTGATCTTTCAAATCCATTCTCTTTTTCTTTCTCCTTCCGAGAAAGAATCACAAATTGAAAAATACAAACGTGGTGGGGCTGGATACGGAGATCTCAAAAAAGATCTTTTGGATTCCATCTTAACTCACTTTGTTTCTTTCCGGTCCAAACGTGAAGAACTAGCACAAAACTTGGATTATGTGCACCAAGTCCTCAAAGAAGGAAAAGAAAAAGCGCAAACGGTCGCCCAGGCAAAAATCATAGACGTTCGGAAAACTCTCGGTATTTATCCTTTTTAAAACGGAAAGAACCAAAAATAGATTTTTTTTACCTCTCCGGATATGAAGCCGGAGACTTACTTACTCCCCAGAGCCGATTTTGGTTGGTTCTCACTTGGAATCTGCGGAACTGCCTTCCTCATGAAACTGGGAACAAAAACTCCCGGGTTTCATTCTCTCTTAGTCTTTACGTTTCTCGCCCTCTTCCTCCTTTATTCAGTCCTTCCGAGATTGACTTCACACCAAAGTGACAAAAGAATTTACCTTTGTTTCTTTGCCTCCTTTCTCTTTTTGTTTCTTGCTGACTTTCAAGGACAAACACACAAAAGAATCACAAATCCCTTTTTTCGTTCTCATTTAGAAAATCAGATCAAACAATCCCCTCTCAGTAAATTTGAATCACGTATCGTCATGGGTTTTGTGACTGGATCCACAAAGGAAATTCCGGTCGATTTTAAAGATCTGGCGAAAGAATCAGGCATCTTACACTTGTTTGCTGCCTCAGGCCTTCATTTGGGGATTTTTGTTGGTTCCATACAGTTTTTTGGAAATCTATGCTTTCCAAAACGTAAATGGATTTCTTTATTCCTATCGTTAAGTCTGGGATTTATCTATTTGGCTGCTCTGGATTTTCCAGTATCATTTTTACGAGCCTACCTATTTGTTTTTTTGACTCTCACAGCTTCTTTGTTCTACAGAAAAATTGGACCTGCCGATTTACTCCTCATTTCCTCCGCTTGCATTGCATTTTTTCTATTTTATGATTTTTTAAGCATTGGATTTTTGTTATCCTTTGGAGCGGTCTTTGGAATTTTTTTTATAAAACCAAATCTCGATAAACTTATATTTCCTGATTCAAAATCCTTTCTTAAAGAGAATCTTCATCTAACAATTGCTTGTTCACTTTGTAGTTTTCCCATTCTTGTCTATTATTTTCGCTCTTTTTCTTTTGGAGGGATTGGAATTAACTTTTTATTGGTTCCAATGGCAGGAATTCTTTTGCCAACACTTTATATGACTTTATTTGTACAAAGCCTTGTTCCCAGTTTTTTATTAGAACCACTTACATCTTGGATTTGGGTTCCAACCTCATTTGAACTCTCTATTTTTCTAAAATTATTTCATTTTTTTTCTGAATATGGCCGGGGATATAAAACGTGGATGAACGTTCCTAAAGATCTTTTTGCCCTTTCCGTATTTCTCATTCTATGCATTCCCTTTTATTCCAAACTTCGATTTTTAAACCGACCCATTTTAAGATTTTGTTTTTATATTCTTCCAAGTTTGTTTTTCGGATTTTCTTACTTTTACCCCACACAACCCTTTCTCCCAAAATTCATAACAAAACTTGGAAAAGGAAATCTTTCCATTCGTTTCGAAGATCATTTATATCTGTTTGGAACTTGTTATTCTAAAAAATTGACGGAACCGTCACCTGGATTTCCTCCACCAAAATCCATTTCTTTTGAATCAGAGTCTTGTTTGCCTGGAGTTCTTTCTCAAATCAAAAACCACCAAATAACGGACGTTTTTTGGCATGGAACATCCCATTCAGAAAATTGGATCCGTCAATTCCAACTTCCTATCAAACTAAAAAACCAAAAAATTTTAGGTGCGGAGATGAACCCAGTTTTTTCCATCATTCGTTTTGATGGGAATCCCAAGGGTGTAGAACAGTTTTTAAAACAAACGAGAGAAGCGGACCGATCCAAAACCAACCCAGATTGGAAAGGTGTTTTACTTTTGGATTTCCCCCCTTGGAAAAAAAAGGAAGCGAATGAATGGATCCAATACCAAAAACTACTTGGGATTTCTACTGCTTGGAAAATGATACTCGTTGAGGAAACTTTTGAAATCCCCTTACGCGACTATCTCCAACATCCAGACCTATTTTGAAGCCAAAGGAATTCGAGCCCAAAAGAAATTTGGGCAAAACTTCCTCATTGACCAGAACATAGTCGATTTTATCGTAAAATCCGCAGAACCTTTGTTAACTAATGATATTTCCTTAGCAGAAATTGGAATTGGCCTCGGGACTCTCACTTATCCCGTTCTCAGCTTGGACAAAAAAACCTATCTATTCGAAATCGATCATGCTTATATCCAATTGGCTAAAGACGAAATTTTACCAAAGTTTCCAAAAGCTTTGTTATTTGAGGGAGATGCATTAAAAAATCTCTTTCATATTTACCAAGAAGCGGTTTTTGTATTTGGGAACTTGCCCTACCACCTAACTACGGAGATTATCAATACCCTTGTCATCCACTGTCGCAATTTTCGAGGGGGAATTTTTATGGTACAAAAGGAATTTGCCGAACGCCTTGTCAAAGAAACCTCGTCTTTATCTGTTTTTCTCTCTGCATTTTGCGATGTGAAATATCTAAAGACAGTTCATAAAAATTGTTTTTTCCCCATTCCCAAAATCCATTCCGCCCTGATCCTACTTTCTCCCAAAAAGGAATCGAAAGAAAACCAATGGAAACTCAAAAACGAAACGGAGGTAGAGCTCTGGTCGAGAATGCTTCGCACTTTATTTTGGGGAAAACGAAAACAGATTCAGGTAAGCCTAAGAGAATCGCCTTTTTCGGAGGACCCAGACTTTCGTGAGGCATTGGGAAAAGCCATCCAAGACGCAGAAATCCCACCCACAGCAAGACCTGAGGAATTGAACCGTGAACAATTTCTGACCCTGGGTCAACATTTACTTGACCATTTGTCAAAATGATGGCAAAATTAACACCGCTATGTTCGAGAATTTCACACCTCCGCCCATTGTTACCTATGCCATTCCTGTATTCTTCTTACTCATTGGAATCGAAGTCTACATTGGATACCGCAAAAACAAAGCCCTCTACCGGTTAAACGATTCCATCGCCGACTTGAGCACGGGGATCATTTCCCAAATCTGGGGACTTTTCCAAAAAGGGATTGGACTCTTTGCTTATTTTTATATCTACGAACACTTCCGTTTTTTTGAATTTGCCATGACCAACCCTTGGGCTTGGATCCTTTGTATTATCGGACAAGACTTTTGTTATTATTGGTCTCATCGTTTAGCTCACGAAGTCAATATCCTCTGGGCAGGTCATGTCATCCACCACCACAGCGAAGAATACAATTTAGTAGTGGCCCTCCGCCAAACAGGGCTCGGTGGGATTGTCTCTTGGATTTTTTATGTTCCTTTGGCTCTGATTGGATTCCACCCTTGGATGTATCTTGCCAGCGGACAAATCAATCTCATTTACCAATTTTGGGTGCATACCAAAGCAGTGGGTAAAATTGGAAAGATTGGTGAATTCCTTCTCTCGACTCCTTCCCACCACCGTGTCCACCATGCAATCAATCCGATCTATATTGATAAAAACCATGGTGGGATCTTTATTATC
This genomic stretch from Leptospira meyeri harbors:
- the rsmA gene encoding 16S rRNA (adenine(1518)-N(6)/adenine(1519)-N(6))-dimethyltransferase RsmA — its product is MKSPYATISNIQTYFEAKGIRAQKKFGQNFLIDQNIVDFIVKSAEPLLTNDISLAEIGIGLGTLTYPVLSLDKKTYLFEIDHAYIQLAKDEILPKFPKALLFEGDALKNLFHIYQEAVFVFGNLPYHLTTEIINTLVIHCRNFRGGIFMVQKEFAERLVKETSSLSVFLSAFCDVKYLKTVHKNCFFPIPKIHSALILLSPKKESKENQWKLKNETEVELWSRMLRTLFWGKRKQIQVSLRESPFSEDPDFREALGKAIQDAEIPPTARPEELNREQFLTLGQHLLDHLSK
- the trpS gene encoding tryptophan--tRNA ligase, with the protein product MRVLTGLQPSGKLHLGNYFSAIKKILDYQSKEELFLFIANLHALTTFRSKEELKNFTLECAIDLLALGVDPKKTVFWVQSDVPEVTELTWYLSQSITVSQLQLAHSFKDKVAKGFVPGAGLFTYPVLMASDILLFSAEKVPVGKDQKQHLEFARDIAERFNTQFGSVLTIPEPDIDENTATVPGVDGAKMSKSYKNTIDFFGTEKEIKKKVMSIVSDSKAVEEPKDPETSVIFQIHSLFLSPSEKESQIEKYKRGGAGYGDLKKDLLDSILTHFVSFRSKREELAQNLDYVHQVLKEGKEKAQTVAQAKIIDVRKTLGIYPF
- a CDS encoding ComEC/Rec2 family competence protein, whose amino-acid sequence is MKPETYLLPRADFGWFSLGICGTAFLMKLGTKTPGFHSLLVFTFLALFLLYSVLPRLTSHQSDKRIYLCFFASFLFLFLADFQGQTHKRITNPFFRSHLENQIKQSPLSKFESRIVMGFVTGSTKEIPVDFKDLAKESGILHLFAASGLHLGIFVGSIQFFGNLCFPKRKWISLFLSLSLGFIYLAALDFPVSFLRAYLFVFLTLTASLFYRKIGPADLLLISSACIAFFLFYDFLSIGFLLSFGAVFGIFFIKPNLDKLIFPDSKSFLKENLHLTIACSLCSFPILVYYFRSFSFGGIGINFLLVPMAGILLPTLYMTLFVQSLVPSFLLEPLTSWIWVPTSFELSIFLKLFHFFSEYGRGYKTWMNVPKDLFALSVFLILCIPFYSKLRFLNRPILRFCFYILPSLFFGFSYFYPTQPFLPKFITKLGKGNLSIRFEDHLYLFGTCYSKKLTEPSPGFPPPKSISFESESCLPGVLSQIKNHQITDVFWHGTSHSENWIRQFQLPIKLKNQKILGAEMNPVFSIIRFDGNPKGVEQFLKQTREADRSKTNPDWKGVLLLDFPPWKKKEANEWIQYQKLLGISTAWKMILVEETFEIPLRDYLQHPDLF
- a CDS encoding sterol desaturase family protein is translated as MFENFTPPPIVTYAIPVFFLLIGIEVYIGYRKNKALYRLNDSIADLSTGIISQIWGLFQKGIGLFAYFYIYEHFRFFEFAMTNPWAWILCIIGQDFCYYWSHRLAHEVNILWAGHVIHHHSEEYNLVVALRQTGLGGIVSWIFYVPLALIGFHPWMYLASGQINLIYQFWVHTKAVGKIGKIGEFLLSTPSHHRVHHAINPIYIDKNHGGIFIIFDRMFGTFQEETEPCVYGTVKPLRSFNPVYANIHYYWELIKQAASAPYFLDKIKVFFKPPGWYPREGTKPAGFLPIPEVRPETFHKYDPKPQSEVRTYTTTWFVLVLLLSFAFLLFVTKFSMVSQILVTVWVTLSLLAINALIEGKSWAGAMEITRLLFGFLVLGYFGVGWAYYAIGIVCLLVAGIYLYRTSGQKAQAA